In the Corythoichthys intestinalis isolate RoL2023-P3 chromosome 12, ASM3026506v1, whole genome shotgun sequence genome, one interval contains:
- the fhip1b gene encoding FHF complex subunit HOOK-interacting protein 1B isoform X1, translating into MSWLSRLTPRTPAARPGRGSAAPQESPSCTADPETCLMVFENHWRQVRHVLERNEPSRSTDDLIAVSNHADQMFCLLAEERPPASQGEEDAGDGPILQLVVREQVLEHLLLWHLRRGPDPDSLGGLLKLFEMLIGQSRQALLRRPAVLHPLLRLVGACAHPERGCPPALENSLVLLLNQVCVRTARQPLLLETLFRAAPAQQGSTNLLIFSLLVPFIHREGAVGQQARDALLLVMAASAGNRGVARYIAHNSYFCPVLATGLSALYSSLPRKMEVRGDDWHALRREDWMGESSLVVFMNSLEFCNAVVQVAHPVVRSQLLDYLHNGFLVPVVAPALYKSSVDEMIASTAYLDLFLRSVSETALLKTFLRFILLHRLDNDSILDTLLTRISSNSRLCMVSLSLFRTLLSFNCEDIMLQLVLRYLLPCSHVMLSQRRAIREADTYGKCARKFLSLIPECCRASAPPRDEETAFRSKATHNASADSTQSRPGTPSRLAFFIRQQSAGVGAPSSPAGSESGESLSPDSPARQPQPEILAWDSGYLDYLRDARRGIELCSWACRDWSAPYDGEDPSPGAAPPPPPARPERSGGPQRAAAARTEWSGSEHDSGEWDVTIGQNNCISLTPRSKKRGLQREELFPKSVPPQLCSDPLPTSSPTDPASPPALRNGTAGPGQDRELEAKKAKRERDHREFLDENSNRNGSPKDADGATPAPVDGTVESLIRELLEQSPGDARDDGAEERGTPPSDEDAEEKMSAEAKGKGSEMAVYSPAKPLVQGSCQPYTGPLLAVLLAKLENMPHNSLYVNILLTGTVARLACYPQPLLRSFLLNTNMVFQPSVKSLIQVLGSVKNRIEAFAASHEDFPAMLRKAQQYLVARGKLDWSEGPGAVPPLRRSDSLVKSRKSSLSDLLLRHANSPARTRSAAQMALAHVRVGGQTLHSALFRGGASSLEKQAEALRVKNAVYCAVIFCEFLKELAALAQEHAVALPFACADAEE; encoded by the exons ATGAGCTGGCTGAGCAGGTTGACGCCGCGCACCCCCGCTGCCCGCCCGGGTCGCGGCAGTGCCGCCCCCCAGGAATCGCCCTCCTGCACCGCAGACCCCGAAACCTGCCTCATGGTCTTTGAGAACCACTGGAGACAA GTTCGCCACGTGCTGGAGCGGAACGAGCCGTCGCGCTCCACCGACGACCTGATCGCCGTGAGCAACCACGCCGACCAGATGTTCTGCCTGCTGGCCGAGGAGCGGCCGCCCGCGAGCCAGGGCGAGGAGGACGCCGGCGACGGGCCCATCCTGCAGCTGGTGGTCCGCGAGCAGGTGCTGGAGCACCTTCTGCTCTGGCACCTGCGACGCGGGCCCGACCCCGACAGCCTGGGGGGGCTGCTCAAGCTCTTCGAGATGCTGATCGGCCAATCGCGGCAGGCCTTGCTGCGCCGCCCCGCCGTCCTGCACCCGCTGCTTAGGCTGGTGGGGGCGTGCGCCCACCCGGAGCGAGGCTGCCCACCCGCGCTGGAGAACAGCCTGGTGCTTCTTCTCAATCAG GTGTGCGTGCGCACGGCCCGTCAGCCGCTGCTGCTGGAGACCTTGTTCCGGGCGGCTCCGGCGCAACAGGGTTCCACCAACCTGCTGATCTTCTCGCTGCTGGTCCCCTTCATCCACCGGGAGGGCGCCGTGGGGCAACAAGCCCGCGACGCCCTGCTGCTGGTCATGGCCGCCTCCGCCGGCAACCGCGGCGTGGCGCGCTACATCGCTCACAATTCCTACTTCTGCCCG GTGCTGGCGACGGGTCTGAGCGCGCTCTACTCGTCGCTGCCCCGCAAGATGGAGGTCCGCGGGGACGACTGGCACGCTCTGCGACGCGAGGACTGGATGGGCGAATCGTCGCTGGTGGTCTTCATGAACTCGCTGGAGTTCTGCAACGCCGTGGTGCAGGTGGCCCACCCCGTGGTGCGCTCGCAGCTACTCGACTACCTGCACAACGGCTTCCTGGTCCCCGTGGTGGCGCCCGCCCTCTATAAG TCGTCAGTGGACGAGATGATCGCCAGCACGGCCTACCTGGACCTGTTCCTGCGCAGCGTGAGCGAGACGGCGCTGCTCAAGACATTCCTGCGCTTTATCCTGCTGCATCGCCTGGACAACGACTCCATCCTGGACACGCTGCTCACGCGCATCAGCAGCAACTCCagg CTCTGCATGGTGTCCCTAAGCCTCTTCCGGACTCTCCTGTCCTTCAACTGCGAGGACATCATGCTGCAGCTCGTCCTCAG GTACCTGCTGCCGTGCAGCCACGTCATGCTGAGTCAGCGGCGCGCCATCAGGGAGGCCGACACTTACGGGAAATGCGCCCGCAAGTTCCTGTCCCTCATCCCCGAGTGCTGCCGTGCCTCCGCGCCGCCGCGGGACGAGGAGACTGCCTTCAGGAGCAAAG CGACCCACAACGCGAGCGCCGACTCCACGCAGTCCAGACCCGGCACGCCGTCCCGCTTGGCGTTCTTCATCCGCCAGCAGAGCGCCGGCGTCGGGGCTCCCTCTTCCCCCGCCGGCTCGGAGTCCGGCGAGTCGCTCTCCCCCGACAGCCCCGCTCGCCAGCCGCAGCCCGAAATCCTGGCCTGGGATTCGGGCTACCTGGACTACCTGAGGGACGCCCGGCGAGGCATCGAGCTTTGCTCCTGGGCCTGTCGGGACTGGTCGGCGCCTTACGACGGCGAGGACCCCTCACCGGGCGCCGCCCCGCCTCCCCCTCCCGCGCGGCCCGAGCGCTCGGGCGGCCCGCAGAGGGCGGCGGCGGCGAGGACCGAGTGGAGCGGCTCGGAGCACGACAGCGGCGAGTGGGACGTCACCATCGGACAAAACAACTGCATCAGCCTGACGCCGCGCTCCAAGAAACGCGGCCTTCAGCGAGAAGAACTCTTCCCCAAATCCGTCCCGCCGCAACTCTGCTCCGACCCTTTACCGACGAGCTCGCCGACCGACCCCGCCTCCCCGCCGGCCTTGCGCAACGGTACGGCGGGACCGGGTCAGGACAGAGAGCTGGAAGCCAAGAAAGCGAAGCGAGAACGGGACCACCGGGAGTTCTTGGACGAGAACTCAAATCGGAACGGAAGCCCTAAAGACGCCGACGGAGCCACGCCGGCGCCCGTCGACGGCACGGTGGAGAGTCTGATTCGGGAGCTTTTGGAGCAATCTCCCGGCGACGCGCGGGACGACGGCGCGGAGGAACGCGGAACTCCGCCTTCGGACGAGGACGCGGAGGAGAAAATGTCCGCCGAGGCCAAAGGGAAAGGATCCGAAATGGCCGTCTACAGTCCTGCCAAACCTCTCGTTCAGGGCTCGTGCCAGCCGTACACGG GCCCCCTGCTGGCGGTGCTGTTGGCCAAGTTGGAGAACATGCCGCACAACTCGCTGTACGTCAACATCCTTCTGACGGGCACGGTGGCGCGACTGGCGTGCTACCCTCAGCCGCTACTGCGCTCCTTCCTTCTCAACACCAATATGGTCTTCCAGCCCAGCGTCAAGTCTCTCATCCAG GTCCTGGGCTCGGTGAAGAATCGTATCGAGGCCTTCGCCGCCTCCCACGAGGACTTTCCCGCCATGCTGAGGAAAGCCCAGCAGTACCTGGTGGCGCGCGGGAAGCTGGATTGGAGCGAAGGGCCCGGGGCCGTGCCGCCCCTCCGCCGCTCGGACTCGCTAG TCAAGAGTCGCAAGTCGTCCCTCAGCGACCTGCTCCTCCGCCACGCCAACAGCCCCGCCCGGACCCGCAGCGCCGCCCAAATGGCCTTGGCCCACGTGCGGGTGGGCGGTCAGACGCTACACAGCGCCCTGTTCCGCGGCGGCGCGTCCAGTTTGGAGAAGCAGGCCGAGGCGCTACGCGTGAAAAACGCCGTCTACTGCGCCGTCATCTTTTGCGAGTTTCTCAAAGAGCTGGCCGCCCTGGCTCAGGAGCACGCCGTGGCGCTACCCTTCGCTTGCGCGGACGCTGAAGAGTAG
- the fhip1b gene encoding FHF complex subunit HOOK-interacting protein 1B isoform X2, with the protein MSWLSRLTPRTPAARPGRGSAAPQESPSCTADPETCLMVFENHWRQVRHVLERNEPSRSTDDLIAVSNHADQMFCLLAEERPPASQGEEDAGDGPILQLVVREQVLEHLLLWHLRRGPDPDSLGGLLKLFEMLIGQSRQALLRRPAVLHPLLRLVGACAHPERGCPPALENSLVLLLNQVCVRTARQPLLLETLFRAAPAQQGSTNLLIFSLLVPFIHREGAVGQQARDALLLVMAASAGNRGVARYIAHNSYFCPVLATGLSALYSSLPRKMEVRGDDWHALRREDWMGESSLVVFMNSLEFCNAVVQVAHPVVRSQLLDYLHNGFLVPVVAPALYKSSVDEMIASTAYLDLFLRSVSETALLKTFLRFILLHRLDNDSILDTLLTRISSNSRLCMVSLSLFRTLLSFNCEDIMLQLVLRYLLPCSHVMLSQRRAIREADTYGKCARKFLSLIPECCRASAPPRDEETAFRSKATHNASADSTQSRPGTPSRLAFFIRQQSAGVGAPSSPAGSESGESLSPDSPARQPQPEILAWDSGYLDYLRDARRGIELCSWACRDWSAPYDGEDPSPGAAPPPPPARPERSGGPQRAAAARTEWSGSEHDSGEWDVTIGQNNCISLTPRSKKRGLQREELFPKSVPPQLCSDPLPTSSPTDPASPPALRNGTAGPGQDRELEAKKAKRERDHREFLDENSNRNGSPKDADGATPAPVDGTVESLIRELLEQSPGDARDDGAEERGTPPSDEDAEEKMSAEAKGKGSEMAVYSPAKPLVQGSCQPYTGPLLAVLLAKLENMPHNSLYVNILLTGTVARLACYPQPLLRSFLLNTNMVFQPSVKSLIQKSSLPRGQ; encoded by the exons ATGAGCTGGCTGAGCAGGTTGACGCCGCGCACCCCCGCTGCCCGCCCGGGTCGCGGCAGTGCCGCCCCCCAGGAATCGCCCTCCTGCACCGCAGACCCCGAAACCTGCCTCATGGTCTTTGAGAACCACTGGAGACAA GTTCGCCACGTGCTGGAGCGGAACGAGCCGTCGCGCTCCACCGACGACCTGATCGCCGTGAGCAACCACGCCGACCAGATGTTCTGCCTGCTGGCCGAGGAGCGGCCGCCCGCGAGCCAGGGCGAGGAGGACGCCGGCGACGGGCCCATCCTGCAGCTGGTGGTCCGCGAGCAGGTGCTGGAGCACCTTCTGCTCTGGCACCTGCGACGCGGGCCCGACCCCGACAGCCTGGGGGGGCTGCTCAAGCTCTTCGAGATGCTGATCGGCCAATCGCGGCAGGCCTTGCTGCGCCGCCCCGCCGTCCTGCACCCGCTGCTTAGGCTGGTGGGGGCGTGCGCCCACCCGGAGCGAGGCTGCCCACCCGCGCTGGAGAACAGCCTGGTGCTTCTTCTCAATCAG GTGTGCGTGCGCACGGCCCGTCAGCCGCTGCTGCTGGAGACCTTGTTCCGGGCGGCTCCGGCGCAACAGGGTTCCACCAACCTGCTGATCTTCTCGCTGCTGGTCCCCTTCATCCACCGGGAGGGCGCCGTGGGGCAACAAGCCCGCGACGCCCTGCTGCTGGTCATGGCCGCCTCCGCCGGCAACCGCGGCGTGGCGCGCTACATCGCTCACAATTCCTACTTCTGCCCG GTGCTGGCGACGGGTCTGAGCGCGCTCTACTCGTCGCTGCCCCGCAAGATGGAGGTCCGCGGGGACGACTGGCACGCTCTGCGACGCGAGGACTGGATGGGCGAATCGTCGCTGGTGGTCTTCATGAACTCGCTGGAGTTCTGCAACGCCGTGGTGCAGGTGGCCCACCCCGTGGTGCGCTCGCAGCTACTCGACTACCTGCACAACGGCTTCCTGGTCCCCGTGGTGGCGCCCGCCCTCTATAAG TCGTCAGTGGACGAGATGATCGCCAGCACGGCCTACCTGGACCTGTTCCTGCGCAGCGTGAGCGAGACGGCGCTGCTCAAGACATTCCTGCGCTTTATCCTGCTGCATCGCCTGGACAACGACTCCATCCTGGACACGCTGCTCACGCGCATCAGCAGCAACTCCagg CTCTGCATGGTGTCCCTAAGCCTCTTCCGGACTCTCCTGTCCTTCAACTGCGAGGACATCATGCTGCAGCTCGTCCTCAG GTACCTGCTGCCGTGCAGCCACGTCATGCTGAGTCAGCGGCGCGCCATCAGGGAGGCCGACACTTACGGGAAATGCGCCCGCAAGTTCCTGTCCCTCATCCCCGAGTGCTGCCGTGCCTCCGCGCCGCCGCGGGACGAGGAGACTGCCTTCAGGAGCAAAG CGACCCACAACGCGAGCGCCGACTCCACGCAGTCCAGACCCGGCACGCCGTCCCGCTTGGCGTTCTTCATCCGCCAGCAGAGCGCCGGCGTCGGGGCTCCCTCTTCCCCCGCCGGCTCGGAGTCCGGCGAGTCGCTCTCCCCCGACAGCCCCGCTCGCCAGCCGCAGCCCGAAATCCTGGCCTGGGATTCGGGCTACCTGGACTACCTGAGGGACGCCCGGCGAGGCATCGAGCTTTGCTCCTGGGCCTGTCGGGACTGGTCGGCGCCTTACGACGGCGAGGACCCCTCACCGGGCGCCGCCCCGCCTCCCCCTCCCGCGCGGCCCGAGCGCTCGGGCGGCCCGCAGAGGGCGGCGGCGGCGAGGACCGAGTGGAGCGGCTCGGAGCACGACAGCGGCGAGTGGGACGTCACCATCGGACAAAACAACTGCATCAGCCTGACGCCGCGCTCCAAGAAACGCGGCCTTCAGCGAGAAGAACTCTTCCCCAAATCCGTCCCGCCGCAACTCTGCTCCGACCCTTTACCGACGAGCTCGCCGACCGACCCCGCCTCCCCGCCGGCCTTGCGCAACGGTACGGCGGGACCGGGTCAGGACAGAGAGCTGGAAGCCAAGAAAGCGAAGCGAGAACGGGACCACCGGGAGTTCTTGGACGAGAACTCAAATCGGAACGGAAGCCCTAAAGACGCCGACGGAGCCACGCCGGCGCCCGTCGACGGCACGGTGGAGAGTCTGATTCGGGAGCTTTTGGAGCAATCTCCCGGCGACGCGCGGGACGACGGCGCGGAGGAACGCGGAACTCCGCCTTCGGACGAGGACGCGGAGGAGAAAATGTCCGCCGAGGCCAAAGGGAAAGGATCCGAAATGGCCGTCTACAGTCCTGCCAAACCTCTCGTTCAGGGCTCGTGCCAGCCGTACACGG GCCCCCTGCTGGCGGTGCTGTTGGCCAAGTTGGAGAACATGCCGCACAACTCGCTGTACGTCAACATCCTTCTGACGGGCACGGTGGCGCGACTGGCGTGCTACCCTCAGCCGCTACTGCGCTCCTTCCTTCTCAACACCAATATGGTCTTCCAGCCCAGCGTCAAGTCTCTCATCCAG
- the cnga4 gene encoding cyclic nucleotide-gated cation channel alpha-4, with the protein MNGASAGTASAWLRWRQRSKVAREERPDGSDSSDAGWQSWVVDPAERLYYIWLQLMVLPVVYNWVVIILRTCFPSIAMGYLAMWLALDYASDLMYAVDMIIALRSGYLEQGILIKDPDRLKSRYLRSRRFFRDLASIMPTDLFYLVFGIRAAAVRINRLLRTPRLNEALDRMETRTSYPNTFRISKLMIYIFVLIHWNACLYFALSDYIGFGSDGWVYPNISDPEFASTRRQYFYCFWFSAQIFTTVGDTPLPGQEEAFLFMIADLLIAVLVFASIVGNVGNVITSLRDRDNVFFPNHELVKNYLRSHHISKELRQRIDNWYQHLHINKKIMRENEILQQLPLHLRTEIAVSVHLPTLSKVTIFKSCEKSLLEELVLKLTPQVFSPGEYVCRKGDVGHEMYIIKEGKLAVVADDGVTEFAVLSAGNFFGEISILNIKGNKSGNRRTANIRSVGYSDLFGLSKEDLTDVLSEYPAAKRHLEEKGRQILTKMGMLDDAGAMEGGGAQEVGIKIGVLESSLDALQTKLARLMAEAESSNRKMEARVALLESELEASRGRQVEVGGAGAEPPGDARWSGVGQEAADQQEDVEGEEGRAGGELDSEDRVENKMTHRGLVSSFMK; encoded by the exons ATGAATGGAGCCTCTGCCGGTACAGCCTCCGCCTGGCTCAGGTGGCGTCAAAGGTCCAAGGTCGCCCGCGAGGAGCGTCCAGATGGGTCTGACTCGTCAGACGCCGG CTGGCAAAGTTGGGTGGTGGACCCAGCCGAGCGCCTCTACTACATTTGGCTCCAGCTGATGGTTCTACCTGTGGTCTACAACTGGGTCGTCATCATCCTCAG GACCTGTTTCCCCTCCATCGCCATGGGCTACCTGGCCATGTGGCTGGCACTGGACTACGCGTCTGACCTGATGTACGCCGTCGACATGATCATCGCCCTCCGTTCGG GCTACCTCGAGCAGGGAATCCTGATCAAAGACCCGGACCGCCTAAAGAGTCGCTACCTGAGGTCCAGGCGTTTCTTCCGGGATCTGGCGTCCATAATGCCCACCGACTTGTTCTACCTGGTCTTCGGCATCCGTGCGGCCGCGGTGAGGATCAACCGTCTCTTGCGTACGCCGCGGTTAAACGAGGCCCTGGACCGCATGGAAACCCGGACTTCGTACCCCAACACATTCCGTATCAGCAAGCTGATGATCTACATCTTCGTACTGATCCACTGGAACGCCTGCCTCTACTTCGCGCTCTCCGACTACATCGGCTTCGGGAGCGACGGCTGGGTTTACCCCAACATCTCGGACCCGGAGTTCGCGTCGACCCGTCGCCAGTACTTCTACTGCTTCTGGTTCTCTGCCCAGATCTTCACCACAGTAGGAGACACGCCACTGCCCGGTCAGGAGGAGGCCTTCCTCTTTATGATAGCCGACCTGCTCATCGCCGTGCTCGTCTTCGCGTCCATTGTCGGAAACGTGGGGAACGTCATCACCAGCCTGAGGGACCGCGACAATGTCTTCTTTCCCAATCACGAGCTG GTGAAGAACTACCTGCGCAGCCACCACATCAGCAAGGAGCTGCGTCAGCGTATCGACAACTGGTACCAGCACCTGCACATCAACAAGAAGATCATGCGGGAGAACGAGATTCTGCAGCAGCTGCCGCTCCACCTCAGGACCGAGATTGCCGTCAGCGTGCACTTACCGACCCTCTCCAAGGTGACCATCTTCAAGAGCTGCGAGAAGAGTCTTCTGGAGGAGCTGGTGCTAAAGCTTACGCCACag GTCTTCAGCCCAGGGGAGTACGTGTGCAGGAAGGGCGACGTGGGCCACGAGATGTACATCATCAAAGAAGGAAAGTTGGCCGTAGTGGCGGACGATGGCGTCACAGAATTTGCCGTTCTGAGCGCAGGAAACTTCTTTGGAGAAATCAGCATCCTCAACATCAAAG GCAACAAGTCGGGCAATCGGCGCACGGCCAACATCCGAAGCGTCGGCTACTCTGATCTGTTCGGCCTGTCCAAAGAAGACCTGACGGACGTGCTGTCCGAATACCCGGCGGCCAAGCGGCATCTCGAGGAGAAAGGCCGCCAGATCCTAACCAAGATGGGGATGTTAGACGACGCCGGGGCAATGGAGGGGGGTGGCGCCCAAGAAGTGGGAATCAAGATCGGCGTGCTGGAGAGCAGCTTGGATGCCCTCCAAACCAAACTGGCTCGCCTCATGGCGGAGGCCGAGTCAAGCAACCGGAAGATGGAGGCCCGCGTGGCCCTCTTGGAGTCGGAGCTGGAGGCTAGCCGCGGGCGGCAGGTGGAAGTGGGCGGGGCCGGGGCGGAGCCTCCCGGGGACGCGCGCTGGTCAGGTGTCGGCCAGGAAGCCGCCGACCAACAAGAGGATGTCGAAGGAGAGGAGGGACGAGCCGGAGGCGAGCTAGACAGCGAGGACCGTGTGGAAAACAAGATGACGCATCGGGGACTAGTCAGTTCatttatgaaataa